A genomic region of Capnocytophaga canimorsus contains the following coding sequences:
- a CDS encoding FtsL-like putative cell division protein, with amino-acid sequence MSKARKEIMNVLRGRFLVEGNEAVKNWTFILFLFLLGVVMISSSHSADRKVYEIAKLNEKVNQLKSEFVEVRSKLQKVKLESTLLEQLKSNGLKQSANPPQKIKVIVKE; translated from the coding sequence ATGTCAAAAGCGAGAAAAGAAATAATGAATGTGCTACGAGGGCGGTTCTTGGTCGAAGGTAATGAAGCGGTCAAGAACTGGACGTTTATTTTATTTCTCTTTTTGTTGGGCGTAGTGATGATTTCCAGCTCACATTCGGCGGACAGAAAAGTGTATGAAATTGCAAAACTCAATGAAAAAGTAAACCAACTTAAAAGTGAATTTGTAGAGGTACGCTCTAAGTTACAAAAAGTAAAATTAGAATCCACCCTACTAGAACAATTAAAAAGCAACGGATTAAAGCAATCAGCAAATCCACCACAAAAAATTAAAGTAATTGTAAAGGAGTAA
- a CDS encoding methyltransferase family protein — MLQLKIPPVIVLAVFASMIVAIPYIFPFDAFQSMGLCIFFIVLGAMIALSGVLEFRKLSTTVNPTTPEKSSRIVDTGIYRFSRNPMYLGMATVLVGLVFGFGNYFSWLAVVGFVVYITQFQILPEERVLKQIFGKPYEEYLTKVRRWL, encoded by the coding sequence ATGTTACAGTTAAAAATTCCTCCAGTTATCGTTCTTGCTGTTTTTGCGAGTATGATTGTCGCCATTCCGTATATTTTTCCATTCGATGCCTTTCAGTCGATGGGTTTATGCATCTTTTTTATTGTGCTAGGTGCAATGATTGCATTATCAGGCGTTTTGGAGTTTAGAAAATTAAGCACCACCGTCAATCCTACCACGCCCGAAAAGAGTAGTCGTATTGTGGATACGGGTATTTATCGGTTCAGCCGAAATCCGATGTATTTGGGAATGGCGACGGTGCTTGTAGGCTTAGTGTTTGGTTTTGGCAATTATTTTTCGTGGTTGGCTGTTGTGGGATTTGTGGTGTATATTACACAATTTCAGATACTCCCAGAAGAGAGGGTTTTAAAACAAATTTTTGGCAAACCTTACGAAGAATATCTGACGAAAGTTCGCCGTTGGTTATAA
- a CDS encoding dienelactone hydrolase family protein produces the protein MKKLIVISDLWGVKQSQWWQYYTETLSKHFEVIFYDACQLGQIDVSQYTEVALHQQFMDGGVLQSVQNLTHKEKETFAILGFSIGGYIAWRALHSGLKAQHLVAVSSTRLRYETIPPKAQLHLFYGKKDHHLPSTAWYDTMKTSPYLFDEAYHSFYQKEHIAQQICEYIQNKML, from the coding sequence ATGAAAAAACTCATCGTTATTTCGGATTTATGGGGTGTAAAACAATCACAATGGTGGCAATATTACACCGAAACCTTATCCAAACATTTTGAGGTTATCTTTTATGACGCTTGTCAGTTAGGGCAGATAGATGTAAGTCAATATACCGAGGTGGCACTGCATCAGCAATTTATGGACGGTGGCGTTCTACAATCTGTACAAAACTTAACCCACAAAGAAAAAGAAACCTTCGCCATACTAGGTTTTAGCATAGGTGGCTATATTGCTTGGAGAGCCTTACACAGCGGATTAAAAGCCCAACATTTGGTAGCTGTATCTTCCACCAGATTGCGGTATGAAACAATACCTCCAAAAGCTCAGCTTCACCTATTTTATGGTAAAAAAGACCATCATCTGCCCAGTACTGCGTGGTATGATACAATGAAAACATCGCCATACCTGTTTGATGAGGCGTATCACAGCTTTTACCAAAAAGAACATATCGCCCAGCAAATCTGCGAGTATATCCAAAATAAGATGCTATAA
- the rsmH gene encoding 16S rRNA (cytosine(1402)-N(4))-methyltransferase RsmH yields the protein MNKTTTTYHNPVLLLESVDALAIKQDGVYVDVTFGGGGHSREILSRLGANGRLYAFDQDTDATKNAINDERFTLINQNFRYLNRYLRFYGIKQVDGVLGDFGVSSYQFDKPERGFSTRFDGILDMRMDINNPLSAQEVLNEYSEEDLANLLYKYGELRNARAIAKHLVNQRKQKKITTSIQLKSLLDPFLPKFKENKILAQIYQAIRIEVNSEIQALEEFLLQLPEIVKIGGRISLISYHSLEDRLVKRFIRDGQLEGSPEKDFFGNTKVPFKKVGGLILPSISEIQANNRARSAKLRVAEKI from the coding sequence ATGAATAAAACAACAACTACATATCATAACCCAGTATTATTGCTTGAAAGCGTTGATGCTCTTGCCATTAAACAAGATGGCGTGTACGTTGATGTTACTTTTGGAGGTGGCGGACACTCACGCGAAATTTTAAGTCGATTGGGAGCAAACGGACGATTATACGCCTTTGACCAAGACACCGATGCAACCAAGAATGCCATTAACGACGAGCGTTTCACACTTATCAATCAGAATTTCAGATATTTGAATCGTTACTTACGTTTCTACGGAATCAAACAAGTAGATGGTGTATTGGGTGATTTTGGGGTTTCTTCCTACCAATTTGATAAACCTGAACGCGGATTTTCTACCCGTTTCGATGGTATTTTGGATATGCGAATGGATATAAACAATCCGCTTTCAGCCCAAGAGGTACTCAACGAATATTCAGAGGAAGATTTAGCCAACTTGCTTTACAAATATGGCGAACTGAGAAATGCAAGAGCCATTGCCAAACATTTGGTTAATCAGCGTAAACAAAAAAAAATCACGACAAGTATACAGCTCAAAAGTTTGTTAGACCCTTTTTTACCCAAGTTCAAAGAAAATAAAATTTTAGCTCAAATCTATCAAGCTATTCGTATTGAGGTAAATAGCGAAATTCAAGCCCTTGAGGAATTTTTATTACAACTTCCTGAAATTGTGAAAATAGGCGGACGTATCAGTCTTATCAGCTACCATTCGTTGGAAGACCGATTGGTAAAGCGATTTATCCGCGACGGACAATTGGAAGGAAGCCCCGAAAAAGATTTCTTTGGCAACACCAAGGTTCCTTTTAAAAAAGTAGGCGGACTTATTCTGCCCTCAATCTCTGAGATACAAGCCAATAACAGAGCACGAAGTGCTAAACTTCGCGTTGCCGAAAAAATATAA
- a CDS encoding ABC transporter ATP-binding protein: MITVKNLDFSFRKKTIFTDLNLHIERGQICGLFGKNGVGKTTFLYNIAGLLFPNRGTIQVLGFVPKERKTSFLQEIFVIPDEVYLPDTSVEKYQQRLSCFYPKFSLEQFQSFLHAFEVSEKDKLHKLSYGQRKKVLISFALAANTSLVLMDEPTNGLDINAKTQFRKIMVEIMNDERCFVISTHQGKDLENLIDRVIVLDEKNVLFNQSMREISQSLEFKATHNKNQREEAFYLEKSFFGDMLVLPNNGYNESKIDLELLYKAVISNPKKVNDWFNSKNK; encoded by the coding sequence ATGATAACGGTTAAAAATTTAGATTTTTCTTTTCGCAAGAAAACCATCTTTACAGATTTGAATTTGCATATTGAGCGAGGACAAATCTGTGGTTTGTTTGGGAAAAATGGAGTAGGGAAAACCACGTTTTTGTACAACATCGCAGGGTTGCTTTTCCCTAATCGAGGGACAATTCAAGTTTTAGGATTTGTTCCAAAGGAGCGAAAAACGAGCTTTTTACAAGAAATTTTTGTAATCCCTGATGAAGTTTATCTGCCTGACACTTCGGTTGAAAAATACCAACAAAGGCTATCGTGTTTTTATCCGAAATTTAGCTTAGAGCAATTCCAGAGTTTTTTACACGCTTTTGAAGTTTCGGAAAAAGATAAACTCCATAAGTTGAGCTACGGACAAAGAAAAAAAGTGCTGATTAGCTTTGCATTAGCAGCAAATACTTCGTTGGTGTTGATGGACGAACCTACTAACGGATTGGATATTAATGCAAAAACGCAGTTTCGTAAAATTATGGTAGAAATAATGAATGATGAGCGTTGTTTTGTCATCAGTACGCATCAGGGGAAGGATTTGGAAAACCTCATCGACCGAGTGATTGTTTTAGATGAAAAAAATGTGCTTTTCAATCAATCAATGCGAGAAATTTCTCAGAGTTTAGAATTTAAAGCCACACACAACAAAAATCAGCGTGAAGAAGCCTTCTATTTGGAAAAAAGTTTCTTCGGAGATATGCTCGTTTTGCCTAATAATGGTTACAATGAGAGCAAAATAGATTTGGAATTGCTTTATAAAGCCGTGATTTCAAATCCGAAAAAAGTAAATGATTGGTTTAACTCAAAAAATAAGTAA
- a CDS encoding HU family DNA-binding protein, with translation MSIKYKVIEKGQPGVAGGGTKKFYANVVTEGELSVDDLVKQIEKFSALSEADIRGVIIALENVIQQGLADSKIIRLEKLGSLYPTLSSNGVATEKEFTANQIKSVSVNYRPGTRIVEAMKAAGFEKKK, from the coding sequence ATGAGCATCAAGTACAAAGTTATCGAGAAAGGGCAACCGGGCGTTGCCGGAGGCGGAACCAAAAAGTTTTATGCCAATGTAGTAACCGAAGGAGAGCTATCGGTAGATGATTTGGTAAAGCAAATCGAGAAATTTTCCGCTCTTAGTGAGGCGGACATTCGCGGGGTGATTATCGCTTTGGAAAATGTAATTCAACAAGGATTAGCCGATAGCAAAATCATTCGTTTGGAAAAACTCGGCAGTCTATACCCTACGCTCAGCAGTAATGGAGTAGCTACCGAAAAGGAGTTTACGGCTAACCAGATAAAATCCGTTAGTGTGAATTATCGCCCAGGTACCCGCATTGTAGAAGCAATGAAAGCAGCAGGTTTCGAGAAGAAAAAATAG
- a CDS encoding penicillin-binding protein, whose translation METKDKFVLARTYLVAGSLLVLAVVIAFKLINIQIEGDAYRKKAEETTFREATIIPNKGNLYSDDGSLLATSVTRYDIRFDTQTPKNKDFEQWVRPLSDSLSKMFKKPSSYYQNLLRKERSHKNRGLLLARGLGYSDYMRMRKFPLLNMNPYKGGLVVEEKTTREYPLGGIAHRSIGYERRDENGYVTRVGLEGAFSKYLLGKEGLRLEQKIAKGQWKLVGSGNIIDPKDGYDVVSTININIQDIAHHALLTQLEKYEADHGCVVVMEVSSGEIKAISNLGRSSGKYFERLNYAVGEAHEPGSVFKLMTMVAALETRSIDTSYVVDTKNGKLYFYGKPVVDANNKGYGKINLAKSFAVSSNTGIVQMTHDLFAKKPRDFTNKLEAMQLTKPLNLPILGEGTPYIPNPKDKKNWSGIALEWMAFGYGLHLTPLQTLTFYNAIANNGIMVKPRLIKEVKEWNKTIERFNVEVVDERVCSEETAKKMQKLLKDVVEKPYGTGRKLYSPDFSMAGKTGTAQKNYKDKSKKNYISSFAGFFPADNPKYSCIVVIHEPNQSVGYYGGDVSGPVFKSIAQKIYTNSLLIDTIEDVDEASDTTENEYNQYYVKARKYKTIMPNVIGMSAMDAVALLENMGISVHLVGEGKVKNQSLPYGQKLGNTKNVILTLGNG comes from the coding sequence ATGGAAACGAAAGACAAATTTGTTTTGGCACGTACATACTTGGTGGCAGGCAGTTTGCTGGTATTAGCCGTGGTTATTGCCTTTAAGTTAATCAACATCCAAATTGAGGGAGATGCTTACCGAAAAAAAGCAGAAGAAACTACCTTCAGAGAGGCTACAATTATCCCCAACAAAGGAAATTTATATTCTGATGATGGCAGTTTATTGGCTACCTCAGTAACCCGATATGATATTCGCTTTGACACACAAACCCCAAAAAACAAAGATTTTGAACAATGGGTACGCCCCTTAAGTGATTCTCTTTCAAAGATGTTCAAAAAACCATCTTCATACTATCAGAATTTGCTTCGCAAGGAAAGAAGTCATAAAAACAGAGGCTTGTTATTAGCAAGAGGCTTAGGGTATAGCGACTATATGCGTATGCGTAAATTCCCGCTACTAAATATGAATCCTTACAAAGGCGGACTGGTTGTAGAGGAAAAAACCACACGCGAATATCCGTTAGGAGGAATTGCTCATCGTAGCATTGGGTACGAACGTAGAGATGAAAACGGATATGTAACCCGTGTAGGACTAGAAGGAGCTTTTTCTAAATATCTGTTAGGAAAAGAAGGACTTCGTTTGGAACAAAAAATAGCCAAAGGACAATGGAAGTTAGTAGGCAGTGGTAACATCATCGACCCCAAAGATGGGTACGATGTAGTTTCTACCATAAACATTAATATTCAAGATATTGCACATCACGCCTTGCTCACCCAACTCGAAAAATACGAAGCTGACCACGGTTGTGTGGTAGTAATGGAGGTAAGCTCTGGCGAAATCAAAGCAATTTCAAACTTGGGGCGTTCTTCAGGGAAATATTTTGAACGTTTGAATTATGCCGTAGGTGAGGCACACGAACCAGGGTCTGTATTCAAACTAATGACTATGGTAGCCGCTTTGGAAACTCGCAGTATTGACACCAGTTATGTAGTAGATACCAAAAACGGAAAACTTTATTTTTATGGAAAACCTGTGGTTGACGCCAATAATAAAGGATATGGAAAAATAAATTTAGCAAAATCTTTCGCCGTTTCTTCCAATACAGGCATTGTACAAATGACTCACGATTTGTTTGCAAAAAAACCTCGCGATTTTACCAACAAACTGGAAGCGATGCAACTAACCAAACCACTGAATTTACCCATTTTAGGCGAAGGTACTCCATATATACCCAATCCGAAAGACAAGAAAAATTGGAGCGGAATTGCATTGGAATGGATGGCTTTCGGATACGGACTGCACCTAACCCCACTACAAACCTTAACCTTTTACAATGCCATTGCCAACAACGGGATTATGGTTAAACCGCGCCTGATTAAAGAGGTAAAAGAATGGAACAAAACCATTGAGCGTTTCAATGTTGAGGTTGTTGATGAGAGAGTCTGCTCGGAAGAAACAGCAAAAAAGATGCAAAAACTACTCAAAGATGTTGTTGAAAAACCCTACGGAACTGGGCGTAAACTATACTCTCCTGATTTTTCAATGGCAGGAAAAACAGGAACTGCACAAAAGAATTACAAAGACAAATCGAAGAAAAATTACATTTCTTCATTTGCTGGGTTCTTCCCTGCCGACAATCCTAAATATTCTTGCATTGTGGTTATTCACGAACCCAATCAGAGCGTAGGCTATTATGGTGGTGATGTTTCAGGACCTGTTTTTAAAAGTATTGCTCAAAAAATATATACCAATTCACTGCTCATCGATACCATTGAAGATGTAGATGAAGCCTCCGATACCACCGAAAATGAATACAATCAATATTACGTTAAAGCGAGAAAATACAAAACCATAATGCCTAATGTAATCGGAATGAGTGCTATGGATGCGGTAGCTTTACTTGAAAATATGGGCATAAGTGTACATTTGGTAGGTGAAGGAAAAGTAAAAAATCAGTCTTTGCCTTATGGGCAAAAACTCGGTAATACAAAAAATGTCATTTTGACATTAGGAAACGGCTAA
- a CDS encoding cation transporter: MYKTSFKISKMDCPCEVQMIKMKLAELQNIHSMEFSIDNRLLIVFHSGNYQQIFQHLKSLQLDTSLIDSSAADDYSKTNDTNERVLLWRVLYINFFFFILEMATGFLSGSMGLIADSLDMLADSLVYGLALLAVGTSIIYKKRIAKIAGYFQIFLAIIGLVEVIKRFIGSESIPHFQTMAFVSLLALIGNALCLYLLQKNKSQEAHMQASMIFTSNDVIINIGVIIASGLVYLTNSKSPDLIIGAIVFCIVWQGAIKILKLSK; the protein is encoded by the coding sequence ATGTACAAGACATCATTTAAAATATCAAAAATGGATTGCCCTTGCGAAGTGCAAATGATAAAAATGAAGCTTGCAGAGTTGCAAAATATTCATTCAATGGAATTTAGCATAGATAATAGACTGTTAATTGTTTTTCATAGTGGTAACTATCAGCAGATTTTTCAGCACCTTAAAAGCCTACAATTAGACACTTCTCTGATTGATAGCAGTGCTGCAGATGATTACTCAAAAACAAATGACACCAATGAAAGAGTATTGCTCTGGCGTGTTTTATATATCAATTTTTTCTTTTTTATTTTAGAAATGGCAACAGGATTTTTATCTGGTTCTATGGGGCTTATCGCCGATAGTTTGGATATGCTTGCTGATAGCTTAGTGTATGGACTTGCTTTATTAGCTGTTGGTACGAGTATCATTTATAAAAAACGTATTGCAAAAATAGCAGGTTATTTTCAAATATTTCTTGCCATTATCGGACTTGTAGAAGTCATTAAGCGATTTATTGGCAGTGAATCCATTCCTCATTTTCAAACGATGGCTTTTGTTTCGTTGCTGGCACTTATTGGTAACGCTCTTTGCTTGTATTTATTGCAAAAGAACAAAAGCCAAGAAGCTCATATGCAAGCCAGTATGATTTTTACTTCTAATGATGTCATTATCAATATAGGGGTGATTATTGCTAGTGGATTGGTTTATTTGACTAATTCTAAATCTCCTGACCTTATCATCGGAGCCATTGTATTTTGCATTGTTTGGCAAGGGGCAATAAAAATTTTAAAACTCTCAAAATAA
- a CDS encoding CPBP family intramembrane glutamic endopeptidase translates to MIKILTESFLQVALLLPFAILFLNKKSKINFLRLLIFVSCYVAYQLFLVLPSINVVFDVIESRWNWEGKALGIIFGISCYFIFRRYFHENDFFTLKQNRENLKPTLIVAVGLVLLSTVVWFLLGKSQFNMETLAFQISLPGVDEEIMFRGILLGLLTSSLKEKITFVGNPSVLLTAILFGFMHGLTLDKNYAIDFESIYFIQTTFAGYLWGWITLKSRSILLAILSHNFSNFFGTLATMIK, encoded by the coding sequence ATGATAAAAATTTTAACCGAATCTTTTTTGCAGGTTGCTCTTTTGCTTCCTTTCGCAATTTTATTTTTGAACAAAAAAAGCAAAATCAATTTTCTGCGATTATTGATTTTTGTAAGTTGCTATGTCGCTTATCAGTTATTTCTCGTGCTTCCGAGCATCAATGTAGTGTTCGATGTAATAGAAAGTCGTTGGAATTGGGAAGGAAAAGCATTGGGAATCATTTTTGGAATAAGCTGTTATTTCATTTTTAGAAGATATTTTCACGAAAATGATTTTTTCACTTTAAAACAAAATAGAGAAAACTTAAAACCAACTCTCATTGTAGCGGTAGGATTGGTATTATTATCAACTGTGGTTTGGTTTTTATTAGGTAAATCCCAATTTAATATGGAAACATTGGCTTTTCAAATATCCCTACCAGGGGTTGATGAGGAGATAATGTTTCGCGGAATTCTACTCGGGCTTTTGACCTCTTCATTGAAAGAAAAAATAACTTTTGTAGGAAATCCAAGCGTTTTACTAACCGCAATTCTATTCGGATTTATGCACGGTTTGACTCTTGATAAAAACTATGCGATTGATTTTGAATCTATTTATTTTATACAAACCACTTTTGCAGGATACCTTTGGGGGTGGATAACTCTAAAAAGTCGAAGTATATTGTTAGCGATTTTGTCCCATAATTTCAGTAATTTTTTTGGAACATTAGCCACAATGATTAAATAA
- a CDS encoding VOC family protein yields MNYDNFFLPAEDFEKSKYFFADVLGLEIKFDFSQMGMIAFKVGNEEAAIILKDKKKFPNVKPAIWLEVDNVTEVYEDLKTKGVEFLTPPFPIKTGWAVEFLDPSGNVMGFTDYRSNN; encoded by the coding sequence ATGAATTACGACAATTTTTTTCTTCCTGCGGAAGATTTTGAGAAAAGCAAATATTTTTTTGCTGATGTTTTGGGTTTGGAAATCAAATTTGATTTCTCCCAAATGGGAATGATTGCCTTTAAAGTGGGCAATGAAGAGGCTGCTATTATCTTAAAAGACAAGAAAAAATTTCCGAATGTGAAACCTGCCATTTGGCTGGAAGTAGATAATGTAACGGAAGTGTACGAAGATTTAAAAACTAAAGGCGTGGAATTTTTAACGCCACCTTTCCCCATAAAAACAGGTTGGGCGGTGGAGTTTTTAGACCCTTCGGGCAATGTAATGGGCTTTACGGATTATCGTTCTAATAATTGA
- a CDS encoding GntR family transcriptional regulator: MELRDSGQAIYLQIADYICQKILLGEWQPETKIPSVRELAVQMSVNPNTVARSYEFLKNNGIIIDRRGVGYFVETNGIEQARKYRQQEFLQNELPSFFNTLYTLGVELTELQHHYENFKTTLNQKQNENQ, translated from the coding sequence ATGGAATTACGAGATAGCGGTCAAGCCATTTACCTTCAAATTGCGGATTATATCTGTCAGAAAATTTTGTTGGGTGAATGGCAACCCGAAACCAAAATACCGAGCGTACGTGAGTTGGCAGTGCAGATGAGTGTCAATCCTAATACGGTTGCTCGAAGTTACGAGTTTTTGAAAAATAACGGAATCATCATCGATAGGCGAGGAGTAGGTTATTTTGTAGAAACAAATGGAATAGAACAAGCACGAAAATATCGTCAGCAAGAGTTTTTGCAAAATGAACTTCCTTCGTTTTTCAATACGCTTTATACCTTGGGTGTTGAACTGACTGAATTACAGCATCATTATGAAAATTTTAAAACAACTTTAAACCAGAAACAAAATGAAAACCAGTAA
- a CDS encoding DUF4298 domain-containing protein: MKKMTPKQLQNIAQMEEILNKIEEFTPKAEEFLKQWQELLPEVQKLNTYYGSDQWRQDYDDANAGKIPEGMPHGVLSEDLAYNALGDQYFLAVDFLKLVTKIISREE, translated from the coding sequence ATGAAGAAAATGACCCCAAAACAACTACAAAACATCGCCCAAATGGAGGAAATCCTCAATAAAATAGAAGAATTCACCCCGAAAGCGGAAGAATTTCTAAAACAATGGCAGGAATTACTTCCCGAAGTACAAAAACTTAACACCTATTACGGAAGCGACCAGTGGCGACAAGATTATGACGATGCCAATGCGGGTAAAATCCCCGAAGGAATGCCCCACGGAGTACTCTCGGAAGACCTCGCGTACAATGCTTTGGGCGACCAATATTTCTTGGCAGTGGATTTCTTGAAATTGGTAACCAAAATCATCTCGAGAGAAGAGTAA
- a CDS encoding SDR family NAD(P)-dependent oxidoreductase yields the protein MKLSNNTILITGGSSGIGWALAERFYELDNKVIITGRDPKKLAQIKSQYPNIETFARTIFGRRNRRTSLFFTQSF from the coding sequence ATGAAACTATCAAACAACACTATTTTAATTACGGGCGGTTCATCAGGTATTGGTTGGGCATTAGCAGAGCGTTTTTATGAACTTGATAATAAGGTAATTATCACAGGAAGAGACCCTAAAAAATTGGCTCAAATCAAAAGCCAATACCCAAACATTGAAACTTTTGCACGAACGATTTTCGGCAGAAGAAATAGAAGAACATCGCTATTTTTTACGCAATCGTTTTGA
- the mraZ gene encoding division/cell wall cluster transcriptional repressor MraZ, producing MSLLIGTYEAKIDAKGRVLVPASLKKQLGEQETSFVLKRSDFQFCLELFPMDEWSLVMQKINGLNRFVKENNDFIRKFMAGVKMIEIDSVGRMLIPKDLLTFSQIEKEVVFSATGNRVEIWDKQRYEQAVYSSPEDFSALAEKVMGGLGNE from the coding sequence GTGAGTTTACTCATCGGTACATACGAGGCAAAAATAGACGCTAAAGGACGCGTACTTGTTCCTGCTTCCCTAAAAAAACAATTGGGAGAGCAGGAAACCAGTTTCGTGCTTAAGCGTTCTGATTTTCAATTTTGCTTAGAATTATTCCCGATGGACGAATGGAGTTTGGTAATGCAAAAAATCAACGGATTAAACCGATTCGTTAAAGAAAATAACGATTTTATCCGAAAGTTTATGGCAGGAGTCAAAATGATTGAAATTGACTCTGTAGGTAGAATGCTCATTCCTAAAGACTTGCTCACTTTCTCACAAATTGAAAAAGAGGTAGTTTTTTCGGCAACCGGAAACCGTGTTGAAATTTGGGACAAACAGCGCTACGAACAAGCCGTATATAGTAGCCCTGAAGATTTCTCGGCTTTAGCGGAAAAAGTAATGGGAGGTTTAGGAAATGAATAA
- a CDS encoding DUF6630 family protein: protein MKETNLLKIFNHFKTADAKNLIMKNPLYEGTMEVAYWVLPFSFDTGFHRPEYDYKKEIKLTNKLFQMVGFPEFSGEELQNISKGLGYAMMIFDFAIKSKNKRQYELPITFGIYPDSADNLYFTYCDKPVAGGSYLSAFKNMKPFVLENATENERYYYETMLQLSEAVCNELEIATEENQGIFHKKTASDQEAFDELVELLNHDNYLSKEDIAELKTDWQNIHQNREAFAQRLIDEGIWFEEDLKYVYTYETDYLLYWAFVEKFNVYRDDWKFDPEALSDFISENIGQKFEITFEECGNDSRIVSDKLEQESDYTLLDLTSGNDDCNFIIAKKQDKQRIYTLADQLGLWVD, encoded by the coding sequence ATGAAAGAAACCAATTTATTAAAAATTTTCAACCATTTCAAAACGGCGGACGCGAAAAATCTTATTATGAAAAATCCGCTGTACGAAGGCACTATGGAAGTGGCTTATTGGGTGCTTCCTTTTAGTTTCGATACGGGTTTTCACCGTCCTGAATACGATTACAAAAAGGAAATTAAACTGACCAACAAATTGTTCCAAATGGTGGGGTTTCCTGAGTTTTCAGGCGAAGAACTTCAAAATATTTCCAAAGGTTTGGGCTATGCGATGATGATTTTTGATTTTGCCATAAAATCCAAAAACAAAAGGCAATACGAGCTTCCCATCACTTTCGGAATTTACCCCGATTCAGCTGATAATCTATACTTTACCTATTGCGATAAGCCTGTTGCAGGAGGCTCTTATCTCAGTGCTTTTAAAAATATGAAGCCTTTTGTTTTGGAAAATGCAACCGAAAACGAACGGTATTATTACGAAACGATGTTGCAACTTTCCGAAGCGGTGTGCAATGAATTGGAAATCGCTACCGAAGAGAACCAAGGCATCTTCCATAAGAAAACAGCTTCTGACCAAGAAGCCTTTGATGAATTGGTGGAGCTGTTAAACCACGATAACTATCTTTCCAAAGAGGATATCGCCGAGCTGAAAACCGATTGGCAAAACATCCACCAAAATCGTGAAGCCTTTGCTCAAAGACTCATCGATGAGGGCATTTGGTTTGAGGAAGATTTGAAATATGTTTACACTTATGAAACCGATTATTTGCTTTATTGGGCATTTGTGGAAAAATTCAATGTGTATCGCGACGATTGGAAATTCGATCCCGAAGCATTGAGTGATTTTATCAGCGAGAATATTGGTCAGAAATTCGAAATCACCTTTGAAGAATGCGGAAACGACAGCCGTATTGTGAGTGATAAACTCGAGCAGGAAAGCGATTACACCTTACTCGACCTGACCAGTGGTAACGACGACTGTAATTTCATCATCGCTAAAAAGCAGGACAAACAGCGTATTTACACCCTTGCTGACCAACTTGGCTTGTGGGTAGATTAG
- a CDS encoding DUF7660 family protein, producing MDINEIEVNTREDFAHFIETLKTDLENHPQDWENATLSDFLEALSRYATDIQQYYINTGQNINADTATWRLFADIFKGARIYE from the coding sequence ATGGATATTAACGAAATAGAAGTAAACACGCGTGAGGATTTTGCTCACTTTATCGAAACCTTAAAAACCGACCTTGAAAACCATCCACAAGACTGGGAAAACGCCACGCTGTCCGATTTTTTGGAGGCATTGAGCCGTTATGCAACTGACATTCAGCAGTATTACATCAATACTGGGCAAAATATCAATGCCGATACCGCCACTTGGCGACTTTTTGCCGATATTTTTAAGGGGGCAAGAATCTATGAATAA